One region of Babylonia areolata isolate BAREFJ2019XMU chromosome 29, ASM4173473v1, whole genome shotgun sequence genomic DNA includes:
- the LOC143275058 gene encoding protein SpAN-like codes for MLLQHRVWCFTLLIQVLTFTAARERTMDQLISDAAQTLAMFAMPPPNDHGPPPDVRVELDMVFTPQQWARVLQDRSGKPHDSGRSRRKAIRSEVFRWPGGVIPWEYHPHGDFSRDDKIQIQQALDQWQTHTCLRFVKADHSHRDKIQFAPGNGCYSNVGKAGETQQVGLAPGCRTKSVVLHEVGHAVGFQHEQTRPDRDRYVTIMKENIPPQLLYNFKKYSPDFLNTHDLPYDYLSIMHYGARAFSVNGRPTIRTRDASYQDVIGTSRDLSFLDIKLANVLYQCDAGCAGKEKCPPEGFMNKHCKCMCPGRPLQECSRSGRQTDSGSDSRTTTTAKTGVEARTSTQPSQYIQRPKPSWTGGEECRDQYRQCGEWAERGECVDQQNGVYMQAYCRQSCSLCDKDDDRPSCRDTGEHCEFWGGEGHCTDEFVHFMRAHCPHTCGHCHRHKSPNAEERYRQMTSNDVGYDVNSSGVASQPMTLGISYVVVTTLNLLVLRGQ; via the exons ATGTTGCTTCAGCATCGTGTTTGGTGTTTCACTTTGCTGATTCAG GTGTTGACGTTCACGGCAGCAAGGGAGCGGACAATGGACCAACTCATTTCTGACGCTGCTCAGACAT TGGCCATGTTCGCCATGCCTCCCCCCAATGATCACGGACCGCCCCCAGACGTCAGGGTTGAGCTGGACATGGTCTTCACCCCCCAGCAGTGGGCACGtgtcct acaagaTCGATCGGGGAAACCCCACGACAGCGGAAGGTCTCGCCGGaaagcaatacgtagcgaggtctTCCGGTGGCCTGGAGGAGTGATCCCGTGGGAATATCACCCCCACGGTGATTTCT cacgtGACGATAAGATACAGATCCAGCAAGCCCTGGACCAGTGGCAGACACACACCTGCCTTCGTTTCGTCAAGGCCGATCACTCTCATCGCGACAAGATTCAGTTTGCCCCTGGCAATGG gtgttactCCAACGTGGGCAAGGCCGGGGAGACACAGCAGGTGGGACTGGCTCCAGGCTGTCGCACG AAATCAGTGGTTCTGCACGAGGTGGGCCACGCGGTCGGCTTCCAGCACGAGCAGACCCGGCCTGACCGTGACCGGTACGTGACCATCATGAAGGAGAACATCCCGCCTCAGCTCCTCTACAACTTCAAGAAGTACAGCCCCGACTTCCTCAACACCCACGACCTGCCCTATGATTACCTCAGCATCATGCACTACGGCGCCAGG GCCTTTTCGGTGAACGGAAGGCCAACCATCCGGACCAGGGATGCCAGCTACCAGGACGTCATCGGCACGTCACGTGACCTCAGCTTTCTGGACATCAAACTGGCCAACGTCCTCTATCAATGTGACG CGGGCTGTGCGGGGAAGGAGAAGTGTCCCCCTGAAGGGTTCATGAACAAACACTGCAAGTGCATGTGTCCGGGCCGCCCCCTGCAGGAATGTTCCCGTTCCGGACGGCAAACCGATTCCGGTAGCGACTCCCGCACCACGACAACTGCCAAGACTGGAGTTGAAGCCAGAACGAGCACCCAACCAAGTCAGTATATTCAAAGACCCAAACCGTCTTGG ACGGGGGGAGAGGAGTGCCGGGACCAGTACAGGCAGTGCGGGGAGTgggcggagaggggggagtgtgtggaccagCAGAACGGGGTCTACATGCAGGCCTACTGCCGCCAGTCCTGCTCCCTCTGCGACAAGG ATGATGACCGCCCATCGTGCCGGGACACGGGGGAGCACTGTGAgttctggggaggggagggtcacTGCACTGACGAGTTTGTCCACTTCATGCGTGCCCACTGCCCTCACACCTGTGGTCACTGCCACCGTCACA AATCCCCAAACGCAGAAGAGAGATACCGCCAGATGACGTCAAATGATGTTGGTTATGACGTCAACTCCAGTGGCGTGGCATCACAACCGATGACACTTGGCATAAGTTATGTTGTCGTCACTACTTTAAACCTCTTGGTACTTCGTGGGCAATGA